In Pseudomonas lalkuanensis, the following are encoded in one genomic region:
- the dnaG gene encoding DNA primase — protein sequence MAGLIPQGFIDDLLNRTDIVEVVGARVQLKKAGKNFTARCPFHNEKTPSFSVSPDKQFYYCFGCGAGGNALGFIMDHDHLDFPQAVEELAKRAGLEVPREDGGRSRGPRQPTDSPLYALLTAASDYYRHALKQHPTRKAAVEYLKGRGLTGEIARDFALGFAPPGWDNLLKHMGGDSLQQKHMIDAGLLIENADTGKRYDRFRDRVMFPIRDSRGRIIAFGGRVLGDDKPKYLNSPETPVFHKGQELYGLFEARKHNRNLDEIMVVEGYMDVIALAQQGLRNAVATLGTATSEEHIRRLFRLVPNILFCFDGDQAGRKAAWRALEATLPGLEDGRRARFLFLPEGEDPDSLVRKEGTDAFRARITQHAQPLADYFFQQLTQEADPTSLEGKAHLATLAAPLIERIPGANLKVLMRQRLAEITGLNGEALGQFARSAAPSVSHDNQGYPEDSYYEAFSGHDDQQYEPDHSQYFEQPAAQQGNWQKDEKRKEGWRKDDWKKDGKKWNKQGREDFKRPPRTEVKVESPTLTALRTLLHHPSLAQKVEDASHFAAEDDTYAQLMVSLVEAVQKNPKLRSLQLIARWHGTDQGRLLRALAEKEWLISDDNLEQQFFDTITRLSARQRERRLENLLRKARQSELSAEEKDQLRDLLSRNTSPLTPTSTGA from the coding sequence ATGGCTGGCCTGATCCCCCAAGGCTTCATCGACGACCTGCTGAACCGCACCGACATTGTCGAAGTGGTCGGCGCGCGCGTGCAGCTGAAAAAGGCCGGCAAGAACTTCACCGCCCGCTGCCCCTTCCATAACGAAAAGACGCCCTCCTTCAGCGTCAGCCCGGACAAGCAGTTCTACTACTGCTTCGGCTGCGGCGCCGGTGGCAACGCCCTCGGCTTCATCATGGACCACGACCACCTGGACTTTCCCCAGGCGGTCGAGGAACTGGCCAAGCGCGCCGGTCTGGAAGTTCCCCGGGAGGACGGCGGCCGCAGCAGAGGCCCGCGCCAGCCAACCGACTCCCCGCTCTACGCACTGCTTACCGCCGCATCGGACTACTACCGCCATGCGCTGAAACAGCATCCGACGCGCAAGGCCGCGGTCGAGTACCTCAAAGGCCGCGGCCTGACTGGCGAGATCGCCCGCGACTTCGCCCTGGGCTTCGCCCCACCCGGTTGGGACAATCTGCTCAAGCACATGGGCGGCGACAGCCTGCAGCAGAAGCACATGATCGACGCTGGCCTGCTGATCGAGAACGCCGACACCGGCAAGCGCTACGACCGCTTCCGTGACCGGGTGATGTTCCCGATCCGCGACAGCCGCGGACGCATCATCGCCTTCGGCGGCCGGGTGCTGGGCGACGACAAGCCCAAGTACCTGAACTCTCCGGAAACTCCGGTTTTCCACAAGGGCCAGGAACTCTACGGGCTGTTCGAGGCGCGCAAGCACAACCGCAACCTCGACGAAATCATGGTGGTCGAGGGCTATATGGACGTCATCGCCCTGGCCCAGCAAGGTCTGCGCAATGCCGTCGCCACCCTGGGCACCGCAACCAGCGAGGAGCACATCCGCCGCCTGTTCCGCCTGGTGCCGAACATTCTCTTCTGTTTCGACGGCGACCAGGCCGGACGAAAAGCCGCCTGGCGAGCCCTGGAAGCGACCCTGCCGGGCCTGGAAGACGGCCGGCGGGCGCGCTTCCTCTTCCTGCCCGAAGGCGAAGACCCGGACAGCCTGGTTCGCAAGGAAGGCACTGACGCCTTCCGCGCCCGCATTACCCAGCACGCGCAGCCGCTGGCCGACTATTTCTTCCAGCAACTGACCCAGGAAGCCGATCCGACCTCCCTGGAAGGCAAGGCCCACCTGGCCACCCTGGCCGCACCGCTGATCGAGCGCATTCCCGGCGCCAACCTGAAGGTGCTGATGCGCCAGCGACTGGCCGAAATCACCGGCCTCAACGGCGAAGCCCTCGGCCAATTCGCCCGCAGCGCCGCCCCGAGCGTCAGCCACGACAACCAGGGCTACCCGGAAGATTCCTACTACGAAGCCTTCTCCGGCCACGACGACCAGCAGTACGAGCCGGACCACTCGCAATACTTCGAACAGCCAGCTGCGCAGCAGGGAAATTGGCAGAAGGACGAAAAGCGCAAGGAAGGCTGGAGAAAGGACGACTGGAAGAAAGACGGCAAGAAGTGGAACAAGCAGGGTCGTGAAGATTTCAAGCGCCCGCCACGCACCGAAGTGAAGGTGGAATCCCCTACGCTCACCGCCCTGCGCACCCTGCTTCACCATCCCTCACTGGCGCAGAAAGTGGAAGATGCCAGCCATTTCGCCGCTGAAGACGACACCTACGCCCAGCTCATGGTGTCACTGGTGGAAGCCGTGCAGAAGAATCCGAAACTGCGTTCGCTGCAGTTGATCGCCCGCTGGCACGGCACCGACCAAGGCCGTCTGCTACGGGCCCTGGCGGAGAAGGAATGGCTGATTTCCGACGACAACCTTGAACAACAGTTTTTCGACACTATAACTAGGTTGTCGGCTCGCCAGCGGGAACGCCGCTTGGAAAATCTGCTGCGGAAAGCACGGCAAAGCGAACTCAGCGCAGAGGAAAAAGATCAGCTGCGCGACCTTCTCAGCCGCAACACGTCTCCACTGACTCCGACCTCAACTGGCGCGTGA
- the rpsU gene encoding 30S ribosomal protein S21 — translation MPAVKVKENEPFDVALRRFKRSCEKAGVLAEVRSREFYEKPTAERKRKAAAAVKRHAKKVQREQRRRERLY, via the coding sequence ATGCCAGCCGTCAAAGTTAAAGAGAACGAACCCTTCGACGTAGCCCTGCGTCGTTTCAAGCGCTCCTGCGAAAAAGCCGGCGTACTGGCCGAAGTCCGCAGCCGTGAGTTCTACGAGAAGCCCACTGCCGAGCGCAAGCGCAAAGCCGCCGCCGCGGTCAAGCGTCACGCCAAGAAAGTGCAGCGCGAGCAGCGCCGCCGCGAGCGCCTGTACTGA
- the tsaD gene encoding tRNA (adenosine(37)-N6)-threonylcarbamoyltransferase complex transferase subunit TsaD: protein MLVLGLETSCDETGVALYDSERGLLADALFSQIDLHRVYGGVVPELASRDHVKRLLPLLREVLEEAGRKPEDIDGIAYTAGPGLVGALLVGASCAQALAFAWGVPALGVHHMEGHLLAPMLEEQPPQFPFVALLVSGGHTQLVRVDGIGRYQLLGESVDDAAGEAFDKTAKLIGLGYPGGPEIARLAQSGTPGRFTFPRPMTDRPGLDFSFSGLKTFALNTWQQCRNAGDDGEQTRCDIALAFEQAVVDTLTIKCKRALKQTGLERLVIAGGVSANQSLRQSLGKMLGEMKGDVFYARPRFCTDNGAMIAYAGCQRLLAGQQDGPAIGVQARWPMEQLPAV, encoded by the coding sequence ATGCTAGTGCTGGGGTTGGAAACCTCTTGCGACGAAACCGGCGTCGCCCTTTACGACAGTGAACGCGGCCTGCTGGCCGACGCGCTGTTCAGTCAGATCGACCTGCACCGGGTCTACGGCGGCGTCGTACCCGAGCTGGCCTCCCGTGACCACGTCAAGCGCCTGCTGCCGCTGCTGCGCGAGGTGCTGGAAGAGGCCGGTCGCAAACCCGAAGACATCGACGGCATCGCCTATACCGCCGGCCCCGGCCTGGTGGGCGCGCTGCTGGTGGGTGCTTCCTGCGCCCAGGCCCTGGCCTTCGCGTGGGGTGTGCCGGCGCTCGGCGTGCACCATATGGAAGGTCACTTGCTGGCTCCCATGCTGGAAGAGCAACCGCCGCAGTTTCCGTTCGTCGCCTTGCTGGTGTCCGGCGGCCACACCCAGTTGGTTCGGGTCGATGGCATCGGTCGCTACCAGTTGCTTGGCGAGTCGGTGGACGACGCCGCTGGCGAAGCCTTCGACAAGACCGCCAAGCTGATCGGCCTCGGCTACCCCGGTGGTCCGGAGATCGCCCGCCTGGCCCAGAGCGGTACACCCGGTCGCTTCACCTTCCCGCGACCGATGACGGATCGTCCCGGCCTGGATTTCTCCTTCAGTGGCCTCAAGACCTTCGCCCTCAACACCTGGCAGCAGTGCCGCAATGCTGGGGACGACGGCGAGCAAACCCGTTGCGACATCGCTCTGGCCTTCGAACAGGCTGTCGTGGACACTCTCACCATCAAGTGCAAGCGCGCCCTCAAGCAGACCGGCCTTGAACGCCTGGTGATCGCCGGTGGCGTCAGCGCCAACCAGTCGCTGCGCCAGTCGCTGGGCAAGATGCTCGGTGAGATGAAGGGCGACGTGTTCTATGCGCGGCCGCGCTTCTGCACCGATAACGGCGCGATGATCGCTTATGCCGGCTGCCAGCGTTTGCTGGCGGGGCAGCAGGATGGTCCGGCGATTGGTGTGCAGGCGCGCTGGCCGATGGAGCAGCTACCCGCTGTCTGA
- the plsY gene encoding glycerol-3-phosphate 1-O-acyltransferase PlsY, translating to MFWLLATLAYLLGSLSFAILLSRLFGTGDPRAQGSGNPGATNMLRVAGKKLAILTLLGDLLKGLLPVLVARYCGFDIQQQAWIGLAAVLGHLYPLYFRFRGGKGVATAAGMLLGLYPPAALLAICVWLLTFYLTRTSSLAALIATPLTLPLLAWQQPGALLPMTVLTGLIVWRHRGNLRDLFAGRERHF from the coding sequence ATGTTTTGGCTGCTGGCGACTCTCGCCTACCTGCTCGGATCGTTGTCCTTCGCCATTCTGCTCAGCCGTCTGTTCGGCACGGGCGACCCGCGTGCCCAGGGCTCCGGCAACCCTGGCGCCACCAACATGCTGCGGGTGGCAGGAAAGAAGCTGGCGATCCTGACCTTGCTCGGCGACCTGCTCAAAGGCCTGCTGCCGGTGCTGGTCGCCCGCTACTGCGGCTTCGACATCCAGCAACAGGCCTGGATCGGCCTTGCCGCGGTGCTCGGGCACCTCTATCCCCTGTACTTCCGCTTTCGTGGCGGCAAAGGCGTCGCCACCGCCGCCGGCATGCTGCTGGGGCTCTATCCCCCGGCCGCGCTGCTGGCCATCTGCGTCTGGCTGCTGACCTTCTACCTGACCCGCACCAGCTCCCTGGCGGCGCTGATCGCCACGCCGCTGACCCTGCCATTGCTGGCCTGGCAGCAACCCGGTGCGCTCCTGCCGATGACCGTTCTGACCGGGCTCATCGTCTGGCGCCATCGCGGCAATCTACGCGACCTTTTCGCCGGACGCGAACGGCATTTCTGA
- the folB gene encoding dihydroneopterin aldolase has translation MDTVFIEGLEVDTVIGAYDWERSIRQCLRLDLQLGWDNRPAAEGDDLDKALDYAAVSQRIQAFAAEAQFLLVETFAERLVAVLMAEFNIPWVRLKLHKPGAVAAASSVGVEIERGCR, from the coding sequence GTGGACACGGTTTTCATCGAGGGTCTGGAAGTCGACACCGTAATCGGTGCCTATGACTGGGAGCGCAGCATTCGCCAGTGCCTGCGCCTGGACCTGCAACTGGGCTGGGACAACCGCCCGGCCGCCGAAGGCGATGACCTGGACAAGGCGCTCGACTACGCCGCCGTCTCCCAGCGTATCCAGGCCTTCGCCGCTGAAGCGCAATTCCTCCTGGTGGAGACCTTTGCCGAGCGCCTGGTGGCCGTGCTGATGGCCGAGTTCAACATCCCCTGGGTCCGCCTGAAGTTGCACAAGCCTGGCGCCGTCGCTGCGGCCAGCAGTGTTGGCGTGGAGATCGAGCGCGGATGCCGCTGA
- the folK gene encoding 2-amino-4-hydroxy-6-hydroxymethyldihydropteridine diphosphokinase — MPLTTIYLGLGSNIERERNLTAGLEALAGFLKDIRCSAVFESLPVGIKSGNFFNFVVAARTDLSLHELDRRLKEIEADNGRYAPGRKGLPLDIDVLLYGDRVGNFDGLILPRPEVLKNAFVLWPLSLLAPEVLHPEERRSFAELWQGASIQQVLWPASFSWRGAELTPAELIQAFPRPSL; from the coding sequence ATGCCGCTGACCACTATCTACCTTGGCCTCGGCAGCAACATCGAGCGCGAGCGCAATCTCACCGCCGGGCTCGAGGCCCTCGCCGGTTTCCTTAAGGACATCCGTTGCTCGGCGGTGTTCGAGAGCCTGCCCGTTGGCATCAAGAGCGGGAATTTCTTCAATTTCGTGGTGGCCGCCCGCACCGACCTGTCGCTCCATGAGCTGGATCGCAGGCTCAAGGAAATCGAAGCCGACAACGGCCGCTACGCGCCGGGCCGCAAGGGCCTGCCGTTGGACATCGACGTGCTGCTGTATGGCGACCGCGTGGGCAATTTCGACGGTCTGATCCTGCCGCGTCCCGAGGTGTTGAAGAACGCTTTCGTACTCTGGCCCTTGTCGCTGCTGGCGCCTGAGGTGCTGCATCCGGAGGAGCGTCGCAGCTTTGCGGAGTTGTGGCAGGGCGCCTCCATCCAGCAGGTGCTCTGGCCGGCGTCCTTCTCGTGGAGGGGCGCCGAGTTGACGCCCGCCGAGCTGATTCAGGCCTTCCCGCGACCTTCCTTGTAA
- a CDS encoding multifunctional CCA addition/repair protein, which yields MQIYKVGGAVRDRLLGREATEIDWVVVGATAEEMLEQGYRPVGADFPVFLHPQSGEEYALARTERKSGRGYGGFIFYASPDVTLEQDLIRRDLTVNAMAEDDHGKLIDPYGGQKDLSARVLRHVSPAFAEDPLRVLRVARFAARYAPLGFTVAEETLALMRQIAESGELDALTPERSWKEVSRALMEPRPDVFIQVLRDCGALAAWLPEVDRLFGVPQPEKHHPEVDSGVHVLAVLRQCAEHQQPLTVRWACLLHDLGKGLTPEEEWPQHIAHEKHGLKLIKAVNERCKAPRDCQELALLVGEYHTHAHRALELRPTTLLELLQSFDVYRRPQRFEEFVAASEMDARGRTGLEQRDYPQATYLLGAAAAARAVTVQPLLEKGLRGAELGEALKGERLKALKAYKEGRGKA from the coding sequence ATGCAGATATACAAAGTGGGCGGAGCGGTACGCGACCGTCTGTTGGGCCGCGAGGCGACCGAAATTGACTGGGTAGTGGTCGGCGCCACGGCCGAGGAGATGCTGGAGCAGGGTTACCGCCCGGTGGGCGCGGATTTCCCGGTGTTCCTGCACCCCCAGAGCGGCGAGGAATACGCCCTCGCGCGCACCGAGCGCAAGAGTGGTCGCGGCTACGGCGGCTTCATCTTCTACGCCAGTCCTGATGTAACCCTCGAACAGGACCTGATCCGCCGCGACCTCACGGTCAACGCCATGGCCGAGGACGACCACGGCAAGCTGATCGACCCCTACGGTGGCCAGAAGGACCTCTCAGCACGCGTGCTGCGCCATGTCTCCCCCGCGTTCGCCGAAGACCCCCTGCGCGTGCTGCGCGTCGCACGCTTTGCCGCGCGCTACGCGCCACTGGGCTTCACGGTCGCCGAGGAAACCCTGGCGCTGATGCGACAGATCGCCGAATCCGGTGAACTTGACGCCCTGACGCCTGAACGCAGTTGGAAGGAAGTTTCCCGCGCCCTGATGGAACCGCGCCCGGACGTGTTCATCCAGGTCCTGCGCGACTGCGGCGCCCTCGCCGCCTGGTTGCCGGAAGTGGACCGCCTGTTCGGCGTGCCACAGCCGGAGAAGCACCACCCCGAGGTGGATTCAGGCGTCCATGTGCTGGCCGTGCTACGCCAATGTGCGGAGCACCAGCAGCCGCTCACCGTGCGCTGGGCCTGCCTGCTGCATGACCTGGGCAAGGGCCTGACCCCGGAAGAGGAATGGCCGCAGCACATTGCCCACGAAAAGCACGGCCTGAAGCTGATCAAGGCGGTGAACGAGCGCTGCAAGGCTCCACGGGATTGCCAGGAACTGGCGCTGCTGGTGGGCGAGTACCACACCCACGCGCATCGCGCGCTGGAACTCCGTCCGACCACCCTGCTGGAGCTGCTGCAGAGCTTCGATGTCTATCGCCGGCCGCAGCGCTTCGAAGAATTCGTCGCCGCTAGCGAAATGGATGCCCGCGGCCGCACCGGCCTGGAACAGCGCGACTACCCGCAGGCCACCTACCTGCTGGGCGCAGCGGCGGCCGCCCGCGCAGTGACGGTGCAGCCGCTGCTGGAGAAGGGACTGAGAGGCGCCGAACTGGGTGAAGCACTCAAGGGCGAGCGCCTCAAGGCCCTGAAGGCTTACAAGGAAGGTCGCGGGAAGGCCTGA
- a CDS encoding DUF4136 domain-containing protein: MRLFLVLLLCLALATCSTPIPQVHILQPATAGLAGRSSFQLISPEQAVDGELPYPERYAQLGPLIRQALEERGYRSTNDAQVRVYYWLAVNDQPLEFKVNQAPPSPLGPYQAIHRLHDETGTLRLRLTDPSGQILWEGLASTGLSPSWDSAELLESAARALAAQVPAAR; the protein is encoded by the coding sequence ATGCGCCTGTTCCTCGTCCTGCTGCTGTGCCTGGCCCTGGCCACCTGTTCCACGCCCATTCCGCAGGTCCATATCCTGCAGCCCGCCACAGCCGGGTTGGCAGGGCGCAGCAGCTTCCAGCTGATCTCGCCGGAACAGGCGGTCGACGGCGAACTGCCTTACCCGGAGCGCTACGCCCAGCTCGGCCCACTGATCCGCCAGGCCCTGGAGGAGCGCGGTTATCGCAGCACCAATGATGCCCAGGTGCGCGTGTACTACTGGTTGGCGGTGAACGATCAGCCGCTGGAATTCAAGGTCAACCAGGCACCGCCCAGCCCCCTCGGCCCGTACCAGGCCATCCACCGGCTGCACGACGAAACCGGCACCTTGCGCCTGCGCCTGACCGACCCCTCCGGCCAGATACTCTGGGAAGGCCTGGCCAGCACCGGCCTCAGCCCCTCCTGGGACAGCGCCGAGCTGCTGGAAAGCGCCGCGCGCGCGCTGGCCGCCCAGGTCCCTGCAGCTCGCTAG
- a CDS encoding SpoVR family protein: MTASKKERKPISTGSEWTFDLIRTYDREISRIAERYALDTYPNQIEVISAEQMMDAYASVGMPIGYHHWSYGKHFLATEKGYSRGQMGLAYEIVINSDPCIAYLMEENTITMQALVIAHACYGHNSFFKGNYLFRTWTDASSIIDYLVFAKQYIAQCEERHGIDAVEDLLDSCHALMNYGVDRYKRPYPISAEEERRRQKEREEHLQKQINDLWRTIPKGSGKGGEKDNQRFPAEPQENILYFIEKHAPLLEPWQREVVRIVRKIAQYFYPQRQTQVMNEGWATFWHYTILNDLYNEGLVTDGFMMEFLQSHTSVVYQPPFDSPYYSGINPYALGFAMYRDIRRICEEPTDEDRYWFPDIAGSDWLSTLKFAMNSFKDESFILQFLSPKVIRDFKLFSILDDDQKDELYVPAIHDEQGYRLIRETLAAQYNLGNREPNVQIWSVDRRGDRSLTLRHQQHDRKPLGESTDEVLKHLHRLWGFDIHLETRHGEQITGSHHVPPKGERTEDGEYPRLDLIIPPI; the protein is encoded by the coding sequence ATGACTGCCAGCAAGAAGGAACGCAAGCCCATTTCCACCGGGTCGGAATGGACCTTCGACCTGATCCGCACCTATGACCGCGAGATCAGCCGGATCGCCGAGCGCTATGCGCTGGACACCTACCCGAACCAGATCGAAGTGATCAGCGCCGAGCAGATGATGGATGCCTACGCGTCTGTCGGCATGCCCATCGGCTATCACCACTGGTCCTACGGCAAGCACTTCCTCGCCACCGAAAAGGGCTATTCCCGGGGCCAGATGGGCCTGGCCTACGAGATCGTGATCAACTCCGATCCCTGCATCGCCTACCTGATGGAGGAAAACACCATCACCATGCAGGCACTGGTGATCGCCCACGCCTGCTACGGCCACAACAGCTTCTTCAAGGGCAACTACCTGTTCCGCACCTGGACAGACGCCAGCTCGATCATCGACTACCTGGTGTTCGCCAAGCAGTACATCGCCCAGTGCGAGGAGCGCCACGGCATCGACGCCGTGGAAGACCTGCTGGACTCCTGCCACGCCCTGATGAACTACGGCGTGGACCGCTACAAGCGCCCCTACCCCATTTCAGCCGAGGAAGAGCGACGCCGGCAGAAGGAACGCGAGGAGCACCTGCAGAAGCAGATCAACGACCTCTGGCGCACCATTCCCAAAGGCAGCGGCAAGGGCGGCGAGAAAGACAACCAGCGCTTCCCGGCCGAACCGCAGGAAAACATCCTCTACTTCATCGAGAAGCACGCGCCGCTGCTGGAACCCTGGCAACGGGAAGTGGTTCGCATCGTGCGCAAGATCGCCCAGTACTTCTACCCACAGCGCCAGACCCAGGTGATGAACGAAGGCTGGGCCACCTTCTGGCACTACACCATCCTCAACGACCTGTACAACGAGGGCCTGGTCACCGACGGCTTCATGATGGAGTTCCTGCAGTCGCACACCAGCGTGGTCTACCAGCCACCCTTCGACAGCCCCTATTACAGCGGCATCAACCCCTACGCCCTGGGCTTCGCCATGTACCGAGACATCCGCCGCATCTGCGAGGAGCCCACGGATGAGGACCGCTACTGGTTCCCGGACATCGCCGGCAGTGACTGGCTGTCCACCCTCAAGTTCGCCATGAACAGCTTCAAGGATGAGAGCTTCATCCTGCAGTTCCTCTCACCCAAGGTGATCCGCGACTTCAAGCTGTTCAGCATCCTTGACGACGACCAGAAGGATGAGCTGTACGTCCCGGCCATCCATGACGAACAGGGTTACCGGTTGATTCGCGAAACCCTGGCGGCGCAGTACAACCTCGGCAACCGCGAGCCCAACGTGCAGATCTGGAGCGTGGACCGCCGCGGCGACCGCTCGTTGACCCTGCGTCACCAGCAGCACGACCGCAAGCCACTGGGTGAGTCGACCGATGAAGTGCTCAAGCACCTGCATCGCCTCTGGGGCTTCGATATCCACCTGGAAACCCGCCACGGCGAGCAGATAACAGGGAGCCATCATGTCCCCCCAAAGGGGGAACGCACTGAGGACGGGGAATACCCGCGCCTGGACCTGATCATTCCACCCATTTGA
- a CDS encoding YeaH/YhbH family protein translates to MSYVIDRRLNGKNKSTVNRQRFLRRYRDHIKKAVEEAVSRRSITDMEHGEQISIPGRDIDEPVLHHGRGGRQTIVHPGNKEFTTGDRIPRPQGGGGGRGGGKASNQGEGMDDFVFQITQEEFLDFMFEDLELPNLVKRHLTGADTFKTVRAGISNEGNPSRINIVRTLRSAHARRIALSGSSRGKLKEAKEELERLKREEPDNFGDIQELEAEIARLRARIERVPFLDTFDLKYNLLVKQPNPSSKAVMFCLMDVSGSMTQATKDIAKRFFILLYLFLKRNYDKIEVVFIRHHTSAREVDEEEFFYSRETGGTIVSSALKLMQEIMAERYPINEWNIYAAQASDGDNWNDDSPICRDILIKQIMPFVQYYTYVEITPREHQALWYEYEQVCDTFADTFAQQQIVSAADIYPVFRELFQRRLVT, encoded by the coding sequence ATGAGCTATGTCATCGACAGGCGTTTGAACGGCAAGAACAAGAGCACGGTGAACCGCCAGCGGTTCCTGCGCCGTTACCGCGACCACATCAAGAAGGCCGTGGAGGAGGCCGTCAGCCGCCGCTCCATCACCGACATGGAGCATGGCGAACAGATCAGCATCCCCGGCCGAGATATCGACGAACCCGTCCTGCACCACGGCCGAGGTGGCCGGCAGACCATCGTCCACCCCGGCAACAAGGAATTCACCACCGGTGACCGCATCCCCCGCCCCCAGGGCGGCGGCGGTGGCCGTGGCGGCGGCAAGGCCAGCAATCAGGGCGAAGGGATGGATGACTTCGTCTTCCAGATCACCCAGGAGGAATTCCTCGACTTCATGTTCGAGGACCTGGAACTACCCAACCTGGTCAAACGCCACCTCACCGGGGCCGATACCTTCAAGACCGTGCGCGCCGGCATCAGCAACGAAGGCAACCCGTCGCGGATCAATATCGTCCGCACCCTGCGCTCGGCCCATGCACGTCGCATCGCCCTGTCGGGCAGCAGCCGCGGCAAGCTGAAGGAAGCGAAGGAGGAACTGGAGCGCCTGAAGCGCGAGGAGCCGGACAATTTCGGCGATATCCAGGAACTTGAAGCGGAAATCGCAAGACTTCGCGCCAGGATCGAACGCGTTCCCTTCCTCGACACCTTCGACCTCAAGTACAACCTGCTGGTCAAGCAACCCAATCCGTCCTCCAAGGCGGTGATGTTCTGCCTGATGGACGTCTCCGGCTCCATGACCCAGGCGACCAAGGATATCGCCAAGCGCTTCTTCATCCTCCTGTACCTGTTCCTCAAGCGGAACTACGACAAGATCGAGGTCGTGTTCATCCGCCACCACACCAGCGCACGCGAAGTGGACGAAGAGGAATTCTTCTACTCCCGGGAAACCGGCGGCACCATCGTCTCCAGCGCGCTGAAGCTGATGCAGGAGATCATGGCCGAGCGCTACCCCATCAACGAATGGAACATCTACGCCGCCCAGGCCTCGGACGGCGACAACTGGAATGACGATTCGCCCATCTGCCGGGATATCCTGATCAAGCAGATCATGCCGTTCGTGCAGTACTACACCTATGTCGAGATCACCCCGCGCGAACATCAGGCGCTGTGGTACGAATACGAACAGGTCTGCGATACGTTCGCCGACACCTTCGCCCAGCAGCAGATCGTCTCGGCGGCGGATATCTACCCGGTGTTCCGCGAGCTGTTCCAGCGCAGGCTCGTGACCTGA